Proteins from one Mucilaginibacter jinjuensis genomic window:
- a CDS encoding acetate uptake transporter, translated as MSFIPTTPVTVKDSNGIANPAPLGLCAFGMTTVLLNLHNAGFFEMNSMIFAMGLFYGGLAQVIAGIIEAKKNNTFGLTAFTSYGFFWLSLVGLLVMPKLGWVAPASESAMIAYLSIWGLFTFCLFFGTLRLNRALQFVFASLTVLFFLLVAGDATGNPAIKHLAGYEGIICGLSAVYTGIANVLNEVYGKTVLPIGPVAAK; from the coding sequence ATGAGCTTTATCCCAACTACACCCGTTACGGTGAAAGATAGTAATGGCATTGCCAACCCTGCACCGCTCGGCCTTTGCGCTTTCGGTATGACAACCGTATTACTCAACCTGCACAATGCCGGCTTTTTTGAAATGAACTCCATGATATTTGCTATGGGCTTATTTTATGGAGGCCTGGCACAAGTTATAGCCGGTATTATCGAAGCCAAAAAGAACAATACCTTCGGCCTCACCGCATTTACATCTTATGGTTTCTTCTGGCTCTCGCTGGTAGGTTTATTAGTGATGCCTAAACTGGGCTGGGTAGCCCCAGCTTCAGAAAGTGCTATGATTGCTTATTTAAGTATCTGGGGACTATTCACGTTTTGCCTATTTTTTGGTACTTTAAGATTAAACCGTGCATTACAATTTGTGTTCGCATCGTTAACTGTCCTATTCTTTTTACTGGTAGCGGGCGATGCCACAGGTAACCCTGCCATTAAACATTTAGCCGGATACGAAGGTATTATTTGCGGCCTGTCTGCCGTTTATACTGGTATAGCCAACGTACTCAATGAGGTTTACGGAAAAACTGTTTTACCTATTGGTCCAGTTGCTGCAAAATAA
- a CDS encoding alpha/beta hydrolase family protein — protein MRKFLLLTLGIAAAYGANAQQVSKKPIDHSVYDGWQNVANERISNDGKWVTYVVKPQQGDANLVITDVKNKAPFKIQRADTVRFTGDSKYAVFLIRPFYKDIRQAKIKKKKPEDMPKDTLGYVALGAQAVTKIPSVRSFKMAETAPVIAYLAPADTVKKPAAGDTSKKAIATTIAPPTKEGGNLTILQLLNGKQRTFKYVTEYQLSKNGNLLAFAVTAPKRSKDAKSAFYIYDVAKDDLKDISNGRGTYKNIAFDETAKQVAFTAEKNPEKAQVKPFKLYYYTIGTDSAKVVAAPGSDGMPAKWAVSGDGRVYFSKSGSKLFFGTAPIPKPADTTIVDFEVAKLDIWNYKDDYLQPQQLKNLQRELRRNYLAVIEPSESNKLIQLADLGVQDVAVAANNDARYVLGTTDTGTRIQSQWEGGGRSVAWLIDTKTGVRKQISERSKGRYQLSPGGNYVVWFDPKEQNWFSYSIATGKKINLTATTGTKMGDEENDVPDDPNAYGLAGWTTGDKAVLVYDRYDIWSIDPSTGAAINFTNGVGRKNKLIFRNGILIERSASEEDKAIPVTKPYWMLVQNDETKQWGFYKKSFGTTTAPQEVIIAPFAYSTLQKAKNADIFIYTKQSYLQSPDLYVSDNLKKETRLSAINPQQAQYNWGTAELVHWTTPKGYHSDGILYKPENFDPTKKYPMIVYFYEKLSDGLYGYIPAAPTPSRLPISYFVSNGYLVFAPDISYETGHPGASAVEFINSGVEALKKNSWVDGAHIGIQGQSWGGYQVAFLITQTDMYAAAWAGAPVANMTSAYGGIRWESGVSREFQYEKTQSRIGTDLWSNPQLYIENSPLFQLPKVHTPVVIMSNDADGAVPWYQGIEMFTALRRLGKPVWLLEYNNEAHNLVLRQNRKDITIREGQYFDHFLKGAPMPEWMSKGVPAVDKGKDWGFTLDK, from the coding sequence ATGCGTAAATTTTTACTGCTTACGCTTGGTATTGCTGCCGCTTATGGTGCAAATGCCCAGCAAGTATCCAAAAAACCTATCGATCATTCTGTGTATGATGGCTGGCAAAATGTAGCCAACGAGCGTATCAGCAATGATGGCAAATGGGTTACCTACGTGGTTAAGCCACAACAGGGTGATGCCAACCTCGTTATCACCGACGTTAAAAACAAAGCTCCGTTTAAAATTCAACGGGCAGATACCGTTAGGTTTACAGGCGATTCTAAATATGCGGTGTTTTTGATCCGTCCATTCTATAAAGACATCCGCCAGGCTAAGATCAAGAAGAAAAAACCGGAAGATATGCCTAAAGATACTTTAGGTTATGTGGCTTTAGGTGCGCAAGCCGTAACTAAAATACCCTCTGTACGCTCATTTAAAATGGCCGAAACTGCCCCGGTTATAGCCTACCTTGCCCCTGCTGATACCGTTAAAAAACCAGCGGCTGGTGATACTTCTAAAAAAGCAATAGCAACCACTATTGCCCCGCCTACTAAAGAAGGTGGTAACCTAACCATCTTACAATTACTGAATGGCAAACAACGCACGTTTAAATATGTGACCGAATATCAGCTTTCTAAAAATGGAAACCTGCTGGCATTTGCTGTTACCGCACCAAAAAGATCAAAGGACGCAAAATCGGCCTTTTACATTTATGATGTGGCGAAGGATGATCTGAAAGACATCAGCAATGGCCGTGGCACTTATAAAAACATAGCTTTTGACGAAACGGCTAAACAGGTAGCTTTTACTGCCGAGAAGAATCCGGAAAAAGCGCAGGTAAAGCCATTTAAATTATACTATTATACCATCGGTACAGATAGCGCCAAAGTTGTTGCCGCTCCGGGTTCTGATGGCATGCCTGCTAAATGGGCTGTTAGCGGCGATGGTCGGGTTTACTTCAGCAAAAGCGGAAGCAAATTATTTTTCGGCACTGCCCCTATTCCTAAACCTGCTGATACTACCATTGTTGATTTCGAAGTTGCCAAACTCGATATCTGGAATTACAAAGACGATTATCTGCAACCGCAACAATTAAAAAACTTACAGCGCGAATTGCGTCGTAATTATTTGGCAGTTATCGAACCATCAGAAAGCAATAAATTAATCCAACTGGCCGATTTAGGTGTACAAGATGTTGCCGTGGCCGCCAATAATGATGCTAGGTATGTATTGGGTACTACCGATACCGGCACCCGCATCCAATCGCAATGGGAAGGCGGAGGCCGAAGCGTTGCCTGGTTAATTGATACCAAAACTGGTGTGCGTAAGCAGATCAGCGAACGTTCTAAAGGCCGCTACCAGCTTTCTCCGGGTGGCAATTATGTAGTTTGGTTTGACCCTAAGGAGCAAAACTGGTTTAGCTACAGCATTGCAACAGGTAAAAAAATCAATTTGACTGCCACCACCGGCACCAAAATGGGCGACGAAGAAAACGACGTACCCGATGATCCAAACGCTTATGGCCTTGCAGGCTGGACAACAGGCGATAAAGCTGTGTTGGTGTACGACCGCTACGATATCTGGAGTATCGATCCATCTACAGGCGCGGCAATTAATTTCACTAATGGTGTTGGCCGTAAAAACAAACTAATCTTCCGTAATGGTATTTTGATAGAACGTTCGGCAAGTGAAGAAGATAAGGCTATCCCGGTTACTAAACCTTACTGGATGCTGGTACAAAATGATGAAACCAAACAATGGGGCTTCTATAAAAAATCATTTGGTACAACAACCGCTCCGCAGGAAGTAATTATCGCTCCTTTTGCTTACAGCACTTTACAAAAAGCGAAAAACGCGGATATATTTATCTACACTAAACAAAGCTATCTGCAATCGCCAGACTTGTATGTGTCTGATAATCTGAAGAAAGAAACTCGTTTAAGCGCCATCAACCCGCAGCAAGCACAATATAACTGGGGGACTGCCGAGTTGGTTCACTGGACTACGCCTAAAGGCTACCATTCAGACGGTATCTTGTACAAACCAGAAAACTTCGATCCTACTAAGAAGTACCCGATGATCGTTTATTTCTATGAAAAATTAAGCGATGGTTTATATGGATACATTCCGGCTGCACCAACGCCGTCTCGTTTACCAATTTCTTATTTTGTAAGTAATGGTTATTTAGTGTTTGCACCGGATATTAGTTACGAAACCGGTCACCCCGGAGCATCAGCTGTTGAGTTTATTAACTCTGGTGTTGAGGCATTAAAGAAAAATAGCTGGGTTGATGGTGCACACATCGGTATCCAGGGACAAAGCTGGGGCGGTTATCAGGTAGCATTCCTGATCACCCAAACAGATATGTATGCTGCTGCATGGGCAGGTGCACCTGTTGCCAACATGACTTCGGCATACGGTGGTATCCGTTGGGAAAGTGGTGTAAGCCGTGAATTCCAGTACGAAAAAACCCAAAGCCGCATAGGTACCGATTTATGGAGCAACCCGCAATTATATATCGAGAACTCACCGTTGTTCCAATTACCAAAAGTTCACACGCCTGTGGTAATTATGTCAAACGATGCTGATGGCGCGGTACCATGGTACCAGGGTATCGAGATGTTTACAGCCCTACGCCGTTTGGGTAAACCGGTTTGGTTATTAGAATACAACAACGAAGCACATAACCTGGTACTCCGCCAAAACCGTAAAGACATTACCATACGCGAAGGCCAATACTTTGACCATTTTCTGAAAGGCGCACCAATGCCCGAATGGATGAGCAAAGGCGTACCTGCTGTAGATAAAGGCAAGGATTGGGGATTTACGCTGGACAAATAG
- a CDS encoding alpha/beta fold hydrolase: MKNIYLLLTGLLLSLTTLAQQKPVDSWTDGKYITVNGAKLWVVTVGEGDPIIFIAGGPGGAHVGLRSFDPLADNHHQLIYFDAFGRGKSDTAKVVSEYTLERDIEDIEGLRKALHLDKITVLGHSYGGVVAQGYAIKYPDHLSHLILADTFHSFVMWQENDDNSNREIKTNYPEVWKELSELREQGAISSDAKHQDVYGQVPYGFLYAYNPSKFEGRGKKQYPNSMNSKLYYQMVGKDGDFIVGSDIGTFDYRKQLKDLKMPVLIIGGRYDRVAVPWMMVKYKEYCPQAQFVMFEKSGHNPQVEEPEKEFPIINSFLAK, encoded by the coding sequence ATGAAAAACATTTACTTATTACTGACAGGACTATTACTAAGCCTGACCACTTTAGCCCAGCAAAAACCTGTTGACAGTTGGACTGATGGCAAGTACATAACCGTAAATGGTGCCAAACTTTGGGTGGTTACCGTTGGCGAAGGCGACCCTATTATTTTCATTGCCGGCGGCCCGGGCGGTGCGCATGTTGGCTTAAGAAGTTTTGACCCGTTAGCTGATAATCATCACCAGTTAATTTACTTCGATGCATTTGGCCGTGGTAAATCTGATACTGCCAAAGTAGTAAGCGAGTACACTTTAGAGCGTGATATTGAAGATATTGAAGGTTTGCGCAAAGCATTGCATTTAGACAAGATCACTGTTTTAGGCCATTCTTATGGTGGTGTAGTTGCACAAGGCTATGCCATTAAATATCCAGATCATTTAAGCCACCTGATATTGGCCGATACCTTCCATAGTTTTGTAATGTGGCAGGAAAACGACGATAATTCGAACCGCGAGATTAAAACCAACTACCCGGAAGTTTGGAAAGAGCTGAGTGAACTGCGTGAGCAAGGCGCTATATCAAGCGACGCTAAACACCAGGACGTTTACGGCCAGGTTCCTTACGGATTCCTGTATGCCTACAACCCTTCTAAATTTGAAGGCCGGGGCAAAAAGCAATATCCCAACTCAATGAATAGCAAACTTTACTACCAAATGGTGGGTAAAGATGGCGACTTCATTGTAGGCAGCGACATCGGCACATTCGACTATCGCAAACAGTTGAAAGATCTGAAAATGCCCGTACTTATCATCGGTGGCCGTTACGATCGTGTGGCTGTGCCCTGGATGATGGTAAAATATAAAGAATACTGCCCGCAAGCACAGTTTGTAATGTTCGAAAAATCGGGCCATAACCCACAAGTGGAAGAACCTGAAAAGGAATTCCCTATAATTAATTCATTCTTAGCTAAATAA
- a CDS encoding aspartate kinase — MLTVEKIGGTSMTALQDVLNNIILFNRKDEQLYNRIFVVSAFSGVTNLLLEDKKTGKPGVYHKLANFQDYHQPLKKLIIRLKEINKSYASIGLNVSIADEYIEYHVKKAAGYLDNLSNILASGYVNKEGILLAAREILASIGESHSAYVFTNILQSRGINATLVDLSGFDDHHSYTIDQRIKKTMKDIDFKKTICIVTGYAKGTEGIMREFDRGYSEVTFSKIAVAVKPEEAIIHKEYHLCTADPVLVGVDNCSPIGFTNYDVADQLADIGMEAIHPKASKPLEIHGINLRIKNTFEPEHPGTLITQDFVSPHKRVEVISGTKKVMMIDVYDPLMVGNVGSDLQIMQLFYKHGVSYSFKATSANSISIVIWEKDFSKKLIQELEDEFEKVTVEHMAMVCLIGSNMDQPGLLAKSAHAFAENGINIKSCGFALRKVNIQFLVAREDFDKSILALNKAMA, encoded by the coding sequence ATGTTAACTGTAGAAAAAATTGGGGGCACCTCGATGACTGCCCTTCAAGATGTACTTAACAACATCATCTTATTTAACCGCAAAGACGAGCAGCTTTACAACCGCATCTTTGTAGTATCTGCCTTCTCGGGCGTAACCAACTTATTGCTCGAAGATAAGAAGACCGGCAAGCCGGGTGTTTACCATAAGCTGGCTAACTTTCAGGATTATCACCAACCGCTTAAAAAACTGATTATCCGTTTAAAGGAGATCAATAAAAGTTATGCAAGCATCGGCTTAAATGTTTCTATAGCTGATGAATACATCGAATACCATGTTAAAAAAGCTGCCGGTTATTTAGATAATTTATCTAATATCCTGGCTTCAGGCTATGTAAATAAAGAAGGCATTTTATTGGCTGCTCGTGAGATTTTGGCATCTATTGGCGAAAGCCACTCTGCCTATGTATTTACTAATATCCTGCAAAGCAGAGGTATTAATGCTACTTTAGTTGATCTGAGCGGGTTCGACGATCATCACTCTTATACCATCGATCAGCGGATTAAGAAAACGATGAAAGATATCGATTTCAAGAAAACCATTTGCATTGTAACCGGCTACGCCAAAGGCACAGAGGGTATTATGCGCGAGTTTGATCGTGGGTATTCGGAAGTTACCTTCAGCAAAATCGCTGTTGCGGTAAAACCGGAAGAAGCTATCATTCATAAAGAATACCACCTGTGTACAGCAGACCCGGTTTTGGTTGGTGTAGATAACTGCTCTCCTATTGGCTTCACCAATTACGATGTAGCCGATCAACTGGCTGATATTGGCATGGAAGCTATCCACCCTAAAGCATCAAAACCTTTAGAGATCCATGGTATCAACCTGCGTATTAAAAATACGTTCGAGCCTGAGCACCCAGGTACATTAATTACACAGGATTTTGTATCTCCGCATAAACGTGTAGAGGTAATCAGCGGTACCAAAAAAGTAATGATGATTGATGTTTACGACCCATTGATGGTTGGTAACGTAGGGTCGGATTTACAGATTATGCAGTTGTTTTACAAACACGGTGTAAGCTATAGCTTTAAGGCAACAAGCGCCAATAGCATCTCTATTGTGATCTGGGAGAAAGATTTCAGCAAAAAACTGATCCAGGAACTGGAAGACGAATTTGAGAAAGTTACAGTAGAACACATGGCGATGGTTTGCCTCATCGGTTCTAACATGGATCAGCCGGGCTTATTAGCCAAATCTGCCCATGCATTTGCCGAGAATGGCATCAACATTAAAAGCTGCGGCTTTGCCCTACGCAAAGTAAACATCCAGTTTTTAGTAGCCCGTGAAGATTTTGATAAATCAATTTTAGCGTTAAATAAGGCGATGGCATAA
- a CDS encoding SRPBCC domain-containing protein: protein MKDFKKYYIIPADPQDVYNAITNPVTIQLWTGDPAVMSTVPGSEFSLWEDSIIGKNLEFEENKKIVQQWYFDGQDEPSIVTIKLHPHDDGTSVEVRHTNIPDEAYTDITEGWVDAYLSGLDDFFGSI from the coding sequence GTGAAAGATTTTAAAAAATACTACATCATCCCTGCCGATCCGCAGGACGTTTATAATGCCATTACCAACCCGGTTACGATCCAATTATGGACCGGCGATCCGGCTGTTATGTCGACCGTACCGGGATCAGAGTTCTCTTTATGGGAAGATAGCATCATCGGCAAAAACCTCGAGTTTGAAGAGAATAAGAAAATTGTGCAACAATGGTATTTTGATGGGCAAGATGAGCCATCCATCGTAACCATAAAACTTCATCCGCATGATGACGGCACTTCTGTAGAAGTTCGCCACACAAACATCCCCGATGAAGCGTATACTGATATTACCGAAGGGTGGGTAGATGCTTATCTAAGCGGATTAGATGATTTTTTCGGAAGCATTTAG
- the argB gene encoding acetylglutamate kinase, with protein MSTNKDIITSPSGEAGRGPLHVIKIGGNVIDNSENLYHFLKDFTALEGHKILVHGGGKVATQLSETLGIESKLVDGRRITDIETLRVVTMVYAGLINKNIVAQLQRFGTNAIGLTGADGNFIRAVKRPVKTIDYGFVGDIKDNSVDADAIGRLMEAGFTPVFSALTHDGEGQMLNTNADTIASALAVALSKHYETTLIYCFEKKGVLHDVNDEDSLIREIDPVRYEELKEKQIIHSGMLPKLDNAFTAISCGVKAVIIGKADELSTLQKNEPFGTRLSK; from the coding sequence ATGAGTACAAATAAAGATATTATCACCTCCCCTTCAGGGGAGGCCGGGAGGGGTCCACTTCATGTCATCAAAATTGGTGGCAATGTGATAGATAACTCTGAGAATTTATATCATTTTCTGAAAGATTTTACAGCTTTAGAAGGCCATAAGATCTTGGTACATGGTGGTGGTAAGGTAGCTACGCAATTGTCTGAGACTTTAGGCATCGAATCGAAACTGGTAGATGGCCGCCGCATTACTGATATTGAAACCCTGCGTGTGGTTACGATGGTTTATGCCGGGTTAATCAATAAAAATATAGTTGCTCAACTACAACGTTTTGGCACCAATGCCATTGGCTTAACCGGCGCCGATGGTAATTTTATCCGTGCGGTAAAACGCCCGGTAAAAACAATTGATTATGGTTTTGTAGGAGATATTAAAGATAATTCTGTTGATGCCGATGCCATCGGCCGTTTAATGGAAGCCGGGTTCACACCTGTATTTTCGGCCTTAACCCACGATGGTGAAGGTCAAATGCTGAATACCAATGCAGATACCATTGCCTCTGCACTTGCAGTTGCGTTGTCTAAACATTACGAAACTACGCTGATCTATTGCTTCGAGAAAAAAGGTGTGCTGCACGATGTTAATGACGAAGATTCGTTGATCCGCGAGATTGACCCGGTACGATACGAAGAATTAAAAGAAAAGCAGATCATCCACAGCGGCATGCTGCCCAAATTGGATAATGCATTTACCGCAATATCATGTGGTGTAAAAGCGGTAATTATTGGCAAGGCCGATGAATTAAGTACCTTGCAAAAGAATGAGCCATTTGGCACACGTTTAAGCAAATAA
- the proC gene encoding pyrroline-5-carboxylate reductase encodes MDTKHITVLGSGNIGLSLAKGLVKAEIFKPVDITLTRRNATALQPYAELGYNTTANNAEAVTKADIVVLAVLPQQLNKVLDEIKPSLNPEKHLLISIISGVSCQDVCNHLGFDIEVVRAMPNTAIAIGQSMTCLATSNASAENLALVKSMFDTVGVSIQINEELMTSATALCACGIAFFLRSIRAASQGGTEIGFHAHDALKMAAQTAKGAADLLLQLASHPEQEIDKVTSPKGCTIAGLNEMEHNGFSSAMIKGIKMSAEKAGVLYKND; translated from the coding sequence ATGGATACAAAACATATAACCGTTTTAGGTAGCGGTAACATAGGCCTCTCATTAGCAAAAGGCCTTGTAAAAGCCGAAATATTTAAGCCTGTAGATATTACGCTTACGCGCCGTAACGCGACTGCCCTGCAACCTTATGCAGAACTGGGTTACAACACTACTGCAAACAATGCCGAAGCTGTAACTAAGGCCGACATTGTAGTGCTAGCCGTATTACCCCAACAATTGAATAAGGTATTAGATGAAATAAAACCATCGCTTAATCCGGAAAAACATTTATTAATATCGATCATCTCAGGCGTTTCTTGCCAGGATGTATGCAACCATTTAGGTTTTGATATCGAAGTGGTGCGTGCTATGCCGAATACAGCTATTGCCATCGGCCAGTCTATGACCTGCTTGGCTACCAGCAATGCATCGGCAGAAAACCTGGCGTTGGTTAAATCAATGTTTGATACTGTGGGTGTAAGCATCCAGATCAATGAAGAATTGATGACTTCGGCCACGGCACTTTGTGCCTGTGGTATAGCCTTTTTCCTGCGCTCTATCCGTGCAGCATCGCAAGGTGGTACCGAAATTGGCTTCCATGCACATGATGCGCTTAAAATGGCTGCACAGACTGCTAAAGGAGCTGCTGATCTGTTATTGCAACTGGCATCACACCCAGAACAGGAAATTGACAAGGTAACTTCGCCTAAAGGCTGTACCATTGCCGGGCTTAACGAGATGGAACATAATGGTTTCAGCTCTGCTATGATTAAGGGTATTAAAATGTCGGCAGAAAAGGCCGGGGTATTATATAAGAACGACTAA
- the gpmA gene encoding 2,3-diphosphoglycerate-dependent phosphoglycerate mutase, producing the protein MVVISVIWDMQKLVLIRHGESTWNKENRFTGWTDVDLSEEGFAQAKRAGQLLKKHGYTFDIGFTSVLKRAIKTMHVALDELDMLWIPVEKSWRLNERFYGALQGLNKAETIEKYGEEQVRKWRRDPLEHPPAITEEDERFPGHYLRYNDLTYRELPLTENLSETMDRALPFWHESIVPALRQNQKVIICAHGNSLRALVQYIDNLSDEEVAKLDIPTATPWVYELDDRLNQIKHYYLE; encoded by the coding sequence ATGGTAGTAATTTCCGTTATTTGGGATATGCAAAAGCTGGTATTGATACGACATGGCGAGAGTACATGGAACAAAGAAAACCGTTTTACAGGCTGGACAGATGTAGACCTATCTGAAGAAGGTTTCGCCCAGGCCAAAAGGGCAGGGCAACTGCTTAAAAAACACGGCTATACTTTCGATATTGGTTTTACATCGGTACTAAAGCGTGCCATTAAAACGATGCATGTGGCGCTGGATGAGCTGGATATGCTTTGGATCCCCGTAGAGAAATCATGGCGGCTTAATGAACGTTTTTATGGTGCCTTACAAGGATTGAATAAAGCCGAAACCATTGAAAAATATGGCGAAGAGCAGGTGCGTAAATGGCGCCGCGATCCACTTGAACATCCACCTGCTATTACTGAAGAGGACGAACGTTTCCCCGGCCATTACCTGCGTTATAATGATTTAACCTATCGCGAATTACCACTTACCGAAAACCTGAGCGAAACCATGGACAGGGCACTACCTTTCTGGCACGAAAGTATTGTACCGGCATTACGCCAAAACCAAAAAGTAATTATCTGCGCACACGGTAATAGTCTGCGTGCGCTGGTTCAGTATATTGATAACCTGTCAGACGAGGAAGTAGCAAAATTGGATATCCCGACTGCAACGCCCTGGGTTTATGAACTTGATGACAGGCTGAACCAGATTAAACATTATTACCTGGAGTAA
- a CDS encoding OsmC family protein, with product MPTIELKRVKGDFGFEATDEAGHIVKMDSSPESGGWDYGVRPMQMLLMGLGGCAGIDVISILKKQRQDVKDYKMTISGEREPGKEPSLWQTVNIDFHIYGNVDEDKAKRAVDLSLEKYCSVAATLTGSGTKIQTKVFVHHI from the coding sequence ATGCCTACCATAGAACTAAAAAGAGTAAAAGGAGATTTTGGTTTTGAAGCTACTGACGAAGCCGGACACATTGTTAAGATGGATAGCAGCCCCGAAAGTGGTGGCTGGGATTACGGTGTTCGCCCGATGCAAATGTTGCTGATGGGTTTGGGTGGTTGTGCAGGTATTGATGTGATCAGCATTTTAAAGAAACAACGCCAGGATGTAAAAGACTACAAAATGACCATCAGCGGCGAACGCGAACCGGGAAAAGAACCATCTTTGTGGCAAACTGTAAACATCGATTTCCATATTTATGGTAATGTTGATGAAGATAAAGCCAAGCGAGCGGTTGACCTATCGCTTGAAAAATATTGCTCTGTTGCTGCTACATTGACAGGCTCTGGTACTAAGATACAGACTAAAGTTTTTGTGCACCATATATAA
- a CDS encoding OmpA family protein: MKINSNKKMLLMAAMLVSGKLMAQTDSLSKADYVQPFAKGQQFRTWSIGVDGGLLTPYTIFRGHDDYGTPRSNVGYGAYVRDQLSHSFGAQLNFFRGNVEGAGPVPSATAGIRDSYKTQINYAVDLQGQFTLANISWRNEKNAIQPYFSAGFGLMGFKPTLRTLSGVETPYKQDGGSIKQAYIPVGLGFKINLSSVVGLDLGYQVNFVDGDNFDGYKIGSTNDKFSYAHVGLEFALGKSSKPKLIQHNPVNSMRTEYLIKDAQLDAQLAAERAKNDKLRSDLDATNANLAALNAKFTADQDGDGVIDLFDKCPNTPAGVKVDGAGCPLPPAKIVITEEDRRIVKNAIANLEFDFGKATIKEHSHESLDHVAEILINKNFSLKLAGHTDNVGSDAANLKLSKDRAEAVKEYLVSKGANASRIEATGYGKGQPIATNKTAAGRQQNRRVEFTLL; encoded by the coding sequence ATGAAAATCAATTCTAACAAAAAGATGCTACTAATGGCAGCAATGCTAGTGAGTGGTAAACTAATGGCTCAAACAGATTCGCTTAGCAAAGCAGATTATGTGCAGCCTTTCGCAAAAGGACAACAATTCCGTACCTGGTCTATTGGTGTTGACGGAGGCTTATTAACCCCTTATACTATTTTCAGAGGTCACGACGATTACGGAACCCCACGTAGTAATGTTGGATATGGCGCTTACGTAAGAGATCAACTGTCTCACTCATTCGGTGCGCAATTAAACTTTTTCCGTGGTAACGTAGAAGGTGCAGGCCCTGTGCCAAGCGCTACTGCAGGTATCCGCGATAGCTACAAAACACAAATTAATTATGCAGTTGATTTACAAGGCCAGTTTACATTGGCTAACATCAGCTGGAGAAATGAGAAAAATGCTATTCAACCTTACTTCTCAGCAGGTTTTGGTTTAATGGGTTTTAAACCAACCCTTAGAACTTTAAGCGGTGTTGAAACTCCATACAAACAAGATGGTGGTAGCATTAAACAAGCTTACATCCCTGTAGGTTTAGGTTTCAAAATCAACCTATCAAGTGTTGTTGGTTTAGATTTAGGTTACCAGGTTAATTTTGTTGACGGCGATAATTTCGACGGATACAAAATCGGTAGCACTAACGATAAATTCTCTTACGCACACGTTGGTTTAGAATTTGCTTTAGGTAAATCATCAAAACCTAAGTTAATTCAACACAACCCGGTTAACTCAATGCGTACTGAGTACTTAATTAAAGATGCACAATTAGACGCTCAATTAGCTGCAGAACGTGCTAAAAATGATAAATTAAGATCAGATTTGGATGCAACCAACGCAAATTTAGCAGCACTTAACGCTAAATTTACTGCAGACCAAGATGGTGATGGTGTTATCGATTTATTTGATAAATGCCCTAACACGCCAGCGGGTGTAAAAGTTGATGGTGCAGGTTGCCCATTACCTCCGGCAAAAATTGTTATCACTGAAGAAGACAGACGTATTGTTAAAAATGCGATTGCAAACCTTGAGTTTGATTTCGGTAAAGCAACAATTAAAGAGCATTCACATGAAAGCCTTGACCATGTTGCTGAGATCCTGATCAACAAAAACTTCAGCCTGAAATTAGCTGGCCACACAGATAACGTAGGTTCTGATGCTGCTAACTTAAAACTGTCTAAAGACCGTGCAGAAGCAGTTAAAGAATACTTAGTAAGCAAAGGTGCCAATGCTTCAAGAATTGAAGCTACCGGTTACGGTAAAGGCCAGCCAATTGCAACTAACAAAACCGCAGCAGGACGTCAACAAAACCGTCGTGTTGAGTTTACCTTGTTGTAA